One stretch of Acholeplasma laidlawii PG-8A DNA includes these proteins:
- the rpmG gene encoding 50S ribosomal protein L33 — protein MRELVKLVCTECGDENYHTTKNKKTTPDRLEMSKYCPRTRKYTLHREKK, from the coding sequence ATGCGTGAATTAGTAAAATTAGTTTGTACAGAATGTGGCGATGAGAACTATCACACAACTAAGAATAAAAAGACAACACCAGATCGTTTGGAAATGAGTAAGTATTGCCCACGTACAAGAAAGTATACGCTTCATAGAGAAAAGAAATAA
- a CDS encoding ABC-F family ATP-binding cassette domain-containing protein, protein MSLLDVTNLTFSYDNDLLYEDANLRLFEGEHAVLVGKNGAGKSTLLKILSKNLSPDKGEVSWLSGQKVGYLDQYAKIDDKLTVKSYLYDVFLPLFEKEELIQTLYESIGTADPKDYDKILNRAHRLEEELQKDNFYAISSTISNIINGLGLNMEVLDQQIKTLSGGMRAKIILGKLLLEDCDVLLLDEPTNFLDIKHIDWLIKFLNGFNKAFIVVSHDEYFLRQIATTVFAVEGKTILRYKGNFEFYLNEHQLRVQTQQKTYQAQQKFIEKTEDYIKRNIVRASTTKMAQSRRKMLKKLVRVHKPVLDKKIHIEFLYGNSVGREVLKVKDLSIGYETPLVEPIEFIVRKGEKVAITGKNGVGKSTMIKTLMGIIPPLEGSFDWIDNTQILYYEQDINLEDKYTPFELVHHENPELDRKDILSILAQFGITFDMASRALGTLSGGEKTKVKFALTRTHKSNVIILDEPTNHLDKHAKLVLKEALIKYPGTVILVSHEKSFYEEICDYEIHLS, encoded by the coding sequence ATGAGTTTACTTGATGTTACAAATTTAACATTTTCATATGACAATGATTTACTTTATGAAGACGCTAATTTGCGTCTTTTTGAAGGTGAACACGCTGTATTAGTAGGTAAAAATGGTGCGGGTAAATCTACCTTATTAAAAATACTAAGTAAAAATCTTTCACCGGATAAAGGTGAGGTTTCTTGGCTGAGTGGGCAAAAGGTAGGTTATCTTGACCAATATGCCAAAATCGATGATAAACTTACAGTTAAATCGTACTTATATGATGTATTCTTGCCATTATTTGAAAAAGAAGAGCTCATTCAAACCTTATATGAATCTATTGGGACAGCTGATCCAAAAGATTACGATAAAATTTTAAACAGAGCACATCGTTTAGAAGAAGAATTACAAAAGGATAACTTTTATGCGATTTCATCCACTATTTCCAATATTATCAATGGTTTGGGTCTAAATATGGAAGTATTAGACCAACAAATTAAAACATTATCTGGTGGTATGCGCGCTAAAATTATTTTAGGTAAGCTACTCTTAGAAGATTGTGATGTTTTATTATTAGACGAACCAACAAACTTTTTAGATATCAAACATATAGACTGGTTAATTAAGTTTTTAAATGGATTTAATAAAGCTTTTATCGTTGTGAGTCATGATGAGTATTTCTTAAGACAGATTGCTACAACTGTATTTGCGGTAGAAGGTAAAACGATATTAAGATATAAAGGTAATTTCGAGTTTTATTTAAATGAACATCAATTACGTGTTCAGACACAACAAAAAACATATCAAGCCCAACAAAAGTTTATTGAAAAAACAGAAGATTATATCAAGCGTAACATTGTACGCGCTTCAACAACAAAAATGGCACAATCAAGACGTAAAATGCTAAAAAAACTTGTTAGAGTGCACAAACCAGTGCTTGATAAAAAGATCCATATTGAGTTTTTATATGGTAATTCAGTTGGTAGAGAAGTATTAAAGGTTAAAGACTTAAGTATTGGCTATGAAACACCTTTAGTAGAACCTATCGAGTTCATTGTAAGAAAAGGTGAGAAAGTTGCTATAACAGGTAAAAACGGAGTTGGTAAATCGACCATGATTAAAACCTTAATGGGTATTATCCCACCACTTGAAGGCAGCTTTGACTGGATTGATAATACACAAATATTATATTATGAACAAGATATTAATCTAGAGGATAAATATACACCATTTGAATTAGTGCATCATGAAAACCCAGAACTTGATAGAAAAGATATTTTATCGATTCTAGCACAGTTTGGTATTACCTTTGATATGGCCTCTAGAGCGCTTGGAACGCTCTCTGGTGGTGAAAAAACAAAGGTGAAGTTTGCACTGACAAGAACACATAAATCTAACGTAATTATTCTTGATGAGCCTACAAATCATTTAGATAAGCATGCGAAGCTTGTTTTAAAAGAAGCTTTGATAAAATATCCAGGAACCGTTATTTTAGTTTCACATGAAAAATCATTTTATGAAGAAATATGTGACTATGAAATTCATTTATCATAA
- a CDS encoding NUDIX hydrolase, with protein MQFLYTLCFIKRGKSILMLNRNKSPWFGIWNGVGGKRNQGESPLDCIHREILEETNIKVDKHSIFDKGIVTWNGEFNTPSLGLHLYFAEVPEDFDYITPIETREGILAWKQIDWIVNKENLGVSYNIPYFIMNVIQDKKKYHYHCEFKGNELLSVEVKAL; from the coding sequence ATGCAATTTTTATACACTTTATGCTTTATTAAGCGCGGAAAATCCATATTAATGCTCAACAGAAATAAAAGTCCATGGTTTGGTATCTGGAATGGTGTGGGTGGTAAAAGAAATCAAGGTGAATCACCACTAGATTGTATACACCGAGAAATATTAGAAGAAACCAATATAAAAGTGGATAAACATAGCATTTTTGATAAAGGTATCGTAACTTGGAACGGTGAGTTTAATACACCCTCTTTAGGACTTCATCTTTATTTTGCTGAAGTACCAGAAGACTTTGATTATATAACACCAATTGAAACAAGAGAAGGTATATTAGCTTGGAAACAAATCGATTGGATTGTTAATAAAGAAAACTTAGGTGTATCATATAATATTCCCTACTTTATCATGAATGTTATTCAAGATAAGAAAAAATATCATTATCACTGTGAATTTAAGGGGAATGAACTCTTAAGTGTGGAGGTAAAAGCTTTATGA
- a CDS encoding transcriptional regulator codes for MRFSRGISQEDFTDGIISNRQYQRYINGSSAMPYHLLDAFAERLNTKKEILLLEFDNYAIKEAEIVLDFYNAINNNELDKAKLIGENISPKFILDNYNLKLYEHAKSLMNYMENKITKSDYIIYNKNLIDYPKILSHAAMTMIETVILSSLLPYTDEEEQNKIFPKIQSFLSNPNLIWTGSQILTFNMIIYMIAKYSGVKKDFKNVIHFCKMGIATNLKARYFLNLDYYYYFLALSYYNLGNQELFNLNLYKCYTTLEMMDNPTKTSKILNLVRKDFNMDLNQFAIEYQLKKYKSKGLNI; via the coding sequence ATGCGTTTTTCCAGAGGCATTTCGCAAGAAGATTTTACGGATGGTATCATTTCAAATAGACAATATCAACGTTACATAAACGGAAGTTCAGCAATGCCCTATCATTTATTAGATGCTTTTGCTGAGCGATTAAATACCAAAAAAGAAATATTATTGTTGGAATTTGATAACTATGCAATTAAAGAGGCAGAAATAGTTCTAGATTTTTATAACGCAATCAATAATAACGAATTAGATAAAGCTAAATTAATCGGAGAAAATATTAGTCCTAAGTTTATCTTAGATAATTATAATCTTAAATTATATGAACATGCTAAGTCACTCATGAATTACATGGAAAATAAAATTACAAAATCAGATTATATAATATATAACAAGAATCTCATTGATTATCCAAAAATTTTATCTCACGCAGCAATGACTATGATTGAAACTGTAATTTTATCCAGTTTATTGCCCTATACTGATGAAGAAGAACAAAACAAAATATTTCCAAAAATCCAGTCGTTTCTATCTAATCCTAATTTGATATGGACAGGAAGTCAAATATTAACTTTTAACATGATTATATATATGATTGCAAAGTACTCTGGTGTTAAGAAAGATTTTAAAAATGTCATACATTTTTGTAAGATGGGTATCGCTACGAATTTAAAGGCAAGATATTTTTTAAATCTTGATTACTACTATTACTTCTTGGCATTATCTTATTACAATCTAGGTAACCAAGAGTTATTCAATTTAAATTTATATAAGTGCTATACAACACTAGAAATGATGGACAACCCAACTAAAACGTCAAAAATACTTAATTTAGTAAGAAAAGATTTCAACATGGATTTAAATCAGTTTGCAATTGAATATCAACTTAAGAAGTATAAATCAAAAGGTTTGAACATTTAG
- a CDS encoding Pr6Pr family membrane protein, which translates to MSNWIQSIRDNKKTTKTIAGIIFIFNVYAMIDLFFLNESMLEVLERLRMFTNISNMIVFVVVGLYLLNIHQEKWFKYLAVIGLVAILMTGIIYHALLAEPGMSFQNHVVHTINPVLFAAFYYLLIQECIKLRHVWVSLILPILYFGIILAVGPWTNWYPYNFMNPTYGDQSLGSVLIFCLGIMLPVIVLFTVLLVLLKNFIEKLINKGLN; encoded by the coding sequence CAGAGATAATAAAAAAACAACAAAGACAATCGCAGGTATTATTTTCATCTTCAATGTGTATGCAATGATAGATTTATTCTTTTTAAATGAATCTATGTTAGAGGTTTTAGAAAGATTAAGAATGTTTACAAATATTTCCAATATGATAGTATTTGTTGTAGTTGGTTTATATTTACTAAACATACATCAGGAAAAATGGTTTAAATATTTAGCTGTAATTGGTTTGGTAGCCATATTGATGACAGGCATCATATATCATGCACTGCTAGCAGAGCCAGGCATGTCGTTCCAAAACCATGTGGTTCATACGATCAACCCAGTACTATTTGCAGCATTTTACTACCTACTTATTCAAGAATGTATCAAACTACGCCATGTATGGGTCTCACTTATCTTGCCAATATTATATTTTGGGATTATTTTAGCGGTTGGTCCATGGACCAATTGGTATCCATACAATTTTATGAATCCAACATATGGTGATCAATCACTTGGTAGTGTACTAATATTCTGTTTAGGTATCATGCTACCGGTCATTGTATTATTTACAGTTTTACTTGTATTACTTAAAAATTTCATAGAGAAATTAATAAATAAAGGTTTGAACTAA